The DNA region AGATGCTGAATGATCCGAAGGTGCGGGCAGCTTATCTGGGTGAATAAGCCGGGTTAGTTTGCCTGGCGTAAAAGAAAAGGTCGCATGCGAAAACGCATGCGACCTTTTTTATTGGGCGTGGCGTGAGGCTACACGGTGGCTGCCACCGGATCCGCAAATTTACCCAGACGCTTGCCGAGACTGATCACCGCGTCGGCGCGATAACCGAGCGCCTCGTAAAACGCGCGGACGTCGGCCTTCGCGGACAAAACCTGCAGATTCAGCTTCGGGCAGCCACGTGCTGTCAGCGTCTTTTCGACATGCGCGACGAGGCGCGTGCCGATGCCATGCCGACGCAGCGACTCATCCACCGCAAGCGAATACAGCCAGCCGCGGTGGCCATCGTAGCCGCCCATCACCGTGCCGACGATCCGCTCTTCCAGCACCGCGACAAAGAACAGTTCCGGCTGCGTCGCCAACTTGTTGGCGATCGACAGATGCGGATTGCGCTGCGGCCTCGTGACGTCCCTGTACTCGGGGAAGGCTTGTTGCCACAGCGCGACCACGGCATCGGTGTCGCTCGCTTCGAAGCATCGGATCGACAGCGTTGCGCTCGACGTCATACACGCAGTCCCGTTCGATTACAGCGTGTCGAGAATCGAACGCAGCATCGCCATCATCTGGTCGATTTCTTCGTGGGTCACATTCAGCGCCGGCATGAAGCGCAGCAGGTTCGGACGCGCCGCGTTCAGCAGCAGACCGTCAGGCTGCATGTCGCGCGCCTTTTCGACGATCTGGTTGCCGATATCCTTGCCGAGCAGCAGCGCGCGCAGCAGGCCTTCGCCGCGTTCGCCCTTGAAGCCGCGTTCTTCCGACAACTCCAGCAGTTTCGAGCGCAGATACTCGCCACGCGCCCGCACGCCTTCGAGAAAGCCCGGCGCCGCGAGTTGCGAAATCACCGAGTAGCCGACCGCGGTCATCAGCGGATTGCCGTTGTAGGTGCCGCCCTGGTCGCCTGCTTCGAACACGGCGACGTGCGCTTTCGAGAGCAGCGCGGCGAGCGGCACGCCACCGCCAATGCCCTTGCCGAGCGTCATGATGTCCGGTTCGATGCCCGACAGTTCGTACGCGAACAGCGTGCCCGCGCGGCCGCAGCCGCTTTGCACTTCGTCGACGATCAGCAGCAGGTTGTGCTTTTTCGTCAGCTCGCGCAGTTGCTGCATGAACTCGCGCGTGGCGGGAATCACGCCGCCTTCGCCCTGGATCGGTTCGAGCATCACGGCCACGGTCTTCGCGTTGATGAGCTTTTCCACCGATGCGATGTCGTTCAGGTCCGCCTTCGGAAAGCCCGGCACTTGCGGTGCGTAGATCGTGTCCCAGCCCGGCTTGCCGCTGGCCGACATGGTGGCGAGCGTGCGGCCGTGGAAGCTGTGATCGAACGTGATGATCTCGAACGCGCCGTCCTTGAACTTCTTGCCCCATTTGCGCGCGAGCTTGATCGCGCCTTCGTTGGCTTCGGCGCCGCTGTTCGCGAAGAACACCTTGTCGAAACAGCTGTGTTGCGTGAGCAGGCCGGCGAGTTTCGCCATTGGCTCGTTGTAGAAGGCCGGCGACGGGTTGATCAGCAATTGCGCCTGTTTGTTCAGCGCTTCGATCATGCCGTCGTTGCAGTGACCGAGACTGTTGACCGCCCAGCCCTGGATGAAGTCCAGATATCGCTTGCCGTTGTTGTCGTAGAGCCACGAGCCTTTGCCGTGCGTGAAGACGATTTCGGGCCGGTTCGTGATGTACATCAGCGACTCGATCGGATACTCATTGAAATTCATGACGACAGGCTCCAGACAACGGCGGTGAAGGGTGGATGAAGTTTGGCCAGCTACAAATAAGAGCCGAAAAAAACAGAAAAGCCACGGCATGCCGTGGCTTTCATGATTCGAACAGCTTGCGCCTTTGTGTGGCGCGAATCCGTGACGAAGCCAGCGGCGTCCCTAGGGAAGCGGCGAGCGGCGACGTCGAAGTTCGGACTGGATGCGGTTCATGCGCGAAAGAATACGACAAGGAAAGCGCTGATGTAAACCATGAATTTGCGTCGGACGGATATTTTTTCCATCATGCAAAGCCGTGTGGCTCGCCGATTATGAGACGCCCGGCTGACTAAAATGTGACGGCGATCGTTTGAACACTGTTTGGCGGACAAGACTCGCGTGGCCACGGATCTAGCCGCGTTTCCAGAACCACGCCCCCGCGAGCATCGGCGCTTACGCGCCGATGCCGCCCAGCTCAAACCGGGTTGGCCAGATCCGCTGCGCTCGTGAACGAATCCGCGTAGAACTCGTCTTCCGGCAGCCCATGATGTTGCGTGAAATCGCGTTGCGCAGATTCCACCATCACCGGCGCGCCGCATGCATACACCTGGTAGGCCGACAGGTCCGGCAAGTCCTCGAGCACCGCGCGATGCACGAAGCCGACGCGGCCCGTCCATGCGTCGCTCGCGTCCGGCTCCGACAGCACCGGCACGAACTTGAAATTCGGAATCTCGCGCGCCCATTGCTCGGCGAGCTCGAGCAGATACAGATCCTTCTTGCGGCGTGCGCCCCAGTACAGCGTCATGGGCCGGTTCAGGTTCTTGAACACGGCGTGCTCGATGATCGCTTTCAGCGGCGCGAAGCCCGTTCCCGACGCGAGCAGCACGATCGGCTTGTCCGAATCTTCGCGCAGGAAGAACGTGCCGAGCGGCGCTTCGAAACGCAAAATGTCGCGCTCTTTCATGGTGTTGAACACATGATCCGTGAAGGCGCCGCCGGGCATGTGGCGAATGTGCAATTCGATCGGGCCTTCCGTGTGCGGCGCGTTCGCCATGGAATAGCTGCGGCGCTTGCCGTCTTTCAGAATGAATTCGAGGTACTGGCCGGCGAGATATTGCAGACGCTCGTTGGCGGGCAATTGCAGCTTCAGCACGATGACGTCGTCGGCCTTGCGCTCGATCGCGTTCACGCGGCACGGCAGTTTCTTGACCTGCACGTCGCCCACGCCAGCCACTTCCCGAATGTCCACTTCGAGATCGGTGCAGGCAGTCGCGCAGCAGAAGAGCGCCATGCCGCGCGTCTTTTCGTCGTTCGACAAAGCGGACGACGAATGCGCACGCTGCTCGATTTCGCCGCTGACCACCGTGCCTTTGCATGAGCCGCAAGCGCCGTTCTTGCAGCCGTACGGCAGGCCGATGCCCTGGCGCAAGGCGGCGCTCAGCACCGGTTCGTCCTGTTCCACCTGAAACTGCCGGCCGCTTTGCCGGAGCGTGACGTTAAATGCCATAGAGTGTTCGAAATCGAAAAGTCGGTAATCGTTATCGGGCTTGCCGTCGCCAGCGCGCGGTACCTTCCGCGCTTGGCGGCTACAATGCGTCCACCATGAAAGCGACACGAAACTTCCGCCGGCCACGTGTGTTAATCGTAGGTTGCGGCGATGTCGGCATGCGCTGCGTGCCCTTGCTGCAGCCGCGCGCGCATGTCTTTGCGCTGACCAGTCATGCCGGTCGCCGCGCCGAATTGCGCGCTGCCGGCGTCACGCCGCTGGTCGGCGATCTCGATGTGCGCCGCAGCCTGAAACGGCTCGCCGGCCTCGCGCCAACAGTGCTGCATCTCGCGCCGCCGCAGAAAACCGGCGACGACGACCGCCGTAGCCGCGCCCTGCTTGCCACGCTGGGCACACAAGGCGCTTCAGCGCTGCGGGCCGCGCGGGGCAGGGTGGCGCCGGTCGGGCGGCTGCGCCGCGTTCGTGCCTCGTGGGCGGAATCTGAAACAGCCGGTATTGTACCCGACAGGGTGCGCCGGGCCGCCGCTTCGCCCGCACCCGTGCGCCTCGTGTACGCGAGCACCACGGGCGTCTATGGCGACTGCGGCGGCGCGTGGATCGACGAGACGTGCGCGACGCGGCCGGCGAACGCGCGCGCCAAGCGCCGCGTCTCTGCCGAGCGGCAATTGCGGCGTGCGACGGCGCGCGGCAGTGTGGCGGCAAGCATCGCGCGCATTCCCGGCATTTATGCGGGCAACCGTCTGCCGCTCGCGCGGCTCGAAAAAGGCACGCCGGCCCTGATCGACGCCGACGACGTCTACACCAACCACATTCACGCGGACGACCTGGCCGCGATCCTCGTGCGCCTCATCACGCATGGGCGGCCGGGGCGCGTGGTCCACGCGTGCGACGACTCATCGCTAAAAATGGGCGAGTACTTCGACGAGGTGGCCGACGCGTTCGGCCTTCCGCGCGCGCCGCGCATTACACGGGCCGAAGCGGAGCAGCGGATCGAGCCGACCTTGCTGTCTTTCATGCGTGAATCGAGGCGGCTGTTGAACCGGCGCCTCAAACAGGAATTGAACGTGCGCTTGCGCTATCCGAGCGTGGAAGATTTTTTGCGTGAAGGCGTGAAGGCGTGAAGGCGTGAAGGCGAAGGCCGCCACGCAGGCTTCAAAGAAAGTAGAAAGACGCGGCAAACAAGCCGCCACCCGGGGCACCGCCCGGACAATCCCGCCCGCGCCGCGCCCCACTGCGTTGGCGCCGCGCGGCCTCGCGCGGCTACGTGAGCGCGGGCAATGCTTCCAGCAGCACGAAACACAGCATCGCGCCGATCAATGCGCCGATCAGGTTCGGATGATACTTGTGCCGCAACCGCATGACGACCAGCATTGCGCCGATCAGAACCAGTCCGAGGCACAGAAAAGCAACCATCACGGACGAAACCTGGAAACTGTCGTGGATGACCATGGCGCCCCTCCTTGAACTCTTTGTAGTCTTTGTTTAAACGAGTATAGGGCGACCTGTAAGCAAGATCATGCTGCGACGCAGCGCGCGAGCGGCCGCCACGCGCGCTGTGTGCGCAGCCGCGCATGCGTTTTCCTGTTGCATCAAGGCCTTAAAGGGGCGCTACCGGTTTACCCGCTCCGTAGAGATCCGAGGTCGGTTTCGTCGAGCCATTGCCACGCGCCCGGCGCAAGTGCTTCGGGCAACGCGAGTCCGCCGATCCGCTCGCGATGCAGTGCCTCGCACCGGTTGCCCGCCGCCGCGATCATCCGTTTGACCTGGTGATACTTGCCTTCCATCACGGTGAGCGCGAGCGTGTGATCGCCGCGCGCCGCTACGTCGATTGCGGCAATCGGTCTGGCCTCGCCGTGCAGCAACACGCCGTCGCGCAGCGCGCTTAGCTGCGCGTCGTCGACGGGATGGCGCGTGGTCGCGACATACACCTTCGGCACTTTGCGTTTCGGCGATGTGAACAGGTGCACGAACTTGCCGTCGTCGGAGAGGAGTAGCAGGCCCGTCGTGTCCTGGTCCAGCCGCCCGACACACTGCACGCCGCGCTCGGCGAACTGTGGCGGCAACAGGCTGAATACGCTCAGGTGATGTTGCGGATCGCGCGAACATTCGTAGCCCGCCGGCTTGTTCAGAAGCAGATAGGCGTGCTCGCGATACGGCCAGACGACGCCGTCCACGGTGAAGGAGAACGTAGCGTCGCCGGTGGGGAAATCGGCGTCGGCATCGGTGCGGACAACGCCGCCGACGCTCACGCGAGCGTCGGCGATCAGCGCGCGGCATTGACGGCGCGAGCCGAACCCTTGAGTGAAGAGAATGCTTTCGAGATTCATGGCGAGCGAAGAATAACACCGCAAGAAGCGGAGCGCCCCGCGGCGCGAGTCGGACCACGATGACCTCCTTCATGTCCCGTCGCAGGAGTTCGTCGATGCACGCCACCTCGTCCGCTTCATCCGCGCAGCGTCTGCCGGCCGCATTTCAGCGGCTCGCGTGGTCGAATCTGGTCGCGCAATCCGCCGAGCAGATCAGCCTCGCCGCCGCACCGCTCGTGGCGGTTTTCGCACTGGGCGCCGATGCGCGCGACACGGGTTTGCTGCAAACCGCGCAGACGCTGCCGTTCCTGTTGCTGTCGATCCCGCTCGGCGTGTGGGCCGACCGCCGCTCGCGCCGCACGCTGATGACGCTCGCCGAAAGTGTGCGGGTATTCGCGATGCTATGCGTGCTTCTGCTCTTGATCTCACATGCGCTGAGCCTGCCGCTGCTCGCCGCGCTCGGCTTCATCGCCGCGACCGGCACGGTGGCCTACAACGTCGCGGCGCCGTCGCTCGTGCCCGCGCTTGTGCCGCGTGAAGCGTATGCTGGCGCGAACGGCCGGCTCGAACTTGCGCGCAGCGTGGCGTATGCGGCCGGACCGGCGCTCGGCGGGCTGCTGGTCGGCTGGATCGGCGCGGCTTGGGCATATGGCTGCGCGGCCGCGCTGTCGGCGCTGGCGGTCGCGTTGCTGGCGGGCTTGCGTGAACCGCCGCGCGCGGCCGCGCCGCAGCGGCACTTCATGCTCGAGCTGCGCGACGGAACGCGTTTCGTGCTGCGCGATGCGCTGCTGCGTCCCATGCTCGCGACCGCCGTGTTCTTCAACCTCGGCTTCTTCGTGCTGCAAGCGGTCTATGTGCCGTACGCGGTGCATCGGCTGGGTCTGAGCGCCTCGGCGGTCGGGGTGACGCTCGGCGCCTACGGTGTCGGCATGGTGTGCGGCGCGCTGGCCGCGCCCGCCATTGCGCGACGCGTGGCATTCGGCCGCGTGTTGATCATCGGGCCGTCATGCGGCTTGCTCGCCTCGCTCGTGATGGTGGCGACACTCGTCGTGCCGGCGTTCTGGCTGGCAATGGCGAGCTTCTTCCTGCTCGGCGCCGGCCCGATTCTGTGGGTGGTCGGCTCGACCACGCTGCGCCAGGCGATCACGCCCGAACGGATGATGGGTCGCGTATCCGCCCTCAACAGCACCGCCACGTACGGCGCGCGGCCGCTCGGCGCATTGCTCGGCGCGGCGATCAGCGCGCGCTGGGGCATGGACGCGTGTCTGGTCGCGGCGGTAGCGGCCTTCCTCGTGCAGGCGCTGATCATCGTCATGTCGCCGGCGGCGCGGCTTGCCCGTATCCCGGAGCAACACGCCGCGGTCTGCTGAAAAACGATTTTCATGCTGCGTCATGCTGGCGCGGGTGAAGGCGTCTGTGGCGCGCGGCGCCTCCGTGAAAACCCTCGAAAATGAAAATGAATTTTTTCGGATGAGATTTCTATGTAAATATACTTTCATTCATTTTCATTACGCTCCCGGGGTTGTCTTCTCGGGGGATACCGCGCCGCCAGCATGATCCATCAACCGTCCGTGGCTTCCAATCCCGCCGAGCAGGCCATTGCCGCGCGTATCGACGCCGCCATGCCGACCCTCACGCCGATCCATCGGCGCATGGGCGAATACGTGCTGGCCAATCTGTTCCGCGCGGCGACCATGCGGATCGACGAGCTGGCCAGCGTGGTCGGCGCGTCGGTGGCGACGGCGAATCGCTTCGCCCGCGCGCTCGGCTTCGACGGTTATCCGCAGTTCCGCGAGGCATTGGTGCGCGGCTTCGAGGCGACGCTCGCGCCGGTCGAGCGCTTGCGCAGCGCGCAGGAATCGCTTGCAGCCGGCGACGATGTGGTCGACGCATCGCTCGAACAGGCCGCCAACAATCTGCACGCCACCCGCACCGCGATCGACAGCGCCGCGGCGGAAGCCGCCGTCGAAGCCATCATCGCCGCGCGCCGAGTGTTCGTGCTCGGCTATGGCGCGAGCGCGTTTCTCGCGGGCCTGATGGAACACGGCCTTATGCCGTATCACGACAACGTGCAGTCGCTCGCGCTGATGGGCGGACCATCGCACGCCGCGCGGCGTCTGTTTGCCTGCACGGAGGGCGATCTGGTCATCGGCATCGCGTTTCCGCGTTACGTCGAAGACACGATCGAACTCGCGCATCGCGCAGCGGGCCGCGGCGCTCGCGTGCTCGCGCTGACCGACAGTCCGCGTTCGCCGCTCGCGCAGTTCGCCGATCTCTCGCTCTTTATCCGCGCCGATCGGCGGCTCGCGGCGAACGCCGATTCGGCCGTGCTCGCCGTGATCGAAGCGCTGTGCGATGCGGTGGCCTATCGGACGAAACGCTCGGTGAAGGCCGCCGCCGAAGTCAGCGAATTCCTGCTGCCGTGGCTCGTCGACCCGCAAGCCGAGGCCGCCGGCACGAGCGCGCGGCCCGCGCGCAACGCGACCCGAACTACCCGAACCGCCCGAACTACTCGCACCAGCAAAACCAAACGATGAACTCCAACGCAGTCATTGCCATTCACGGCGGGGCAGGCACGATCCTGCGCGCGTCGATGTCGGCCAGCGCCGAAGCCGATTACCACGCCGCCTTGAATGCCGTGCTGAGCGCCGGCCAGCGTGTGCTCGCCGACGGCGGCAGCGCGCTCGACGCCGTCAGCGAAGCCGTGCGTCTGCTCGAAGACTGTCCGCTCTTCAACGCGGGCCGCGGCGCGGTATATACGGCGGCGGGCACGCACGAACTCGACGCGGCGATCATGGACGGCCGCACGCTCGACGCCGGCGCGATCTGCTGCGTGACGCGCGTGCGCAATCCGATTCTGGCGGCGCGCCGCGTGCTCGAACGCAGCGAGCATGTGCTGTTCACAGGCGCCGGTGCGGAAGCGTTCGCCGCCGCGCAGGGGCTCGAATTCGTCGAGCCCGAGTATTTCCATACCGAAGCCCGCCATCGTCAATGGCTGCTCGCCCGCGACCAGCAACGCGCGATGCTCGATCACGACGGTGCTGCGCTCGCCGCCGCGCCGTCTTCGAATGACGACGATCCGGCGCCGCACGAGCCAATCGATCCGAACCGCAAGTTCGGCACGGTCGGCGCGGTCGCGCTCGATCGGCACGGCCACGTGGCGGCGGCGACATCGACGGGCGGCGTCACCAACAAGCAGGTGGGCCGGGTCGGCGATACGCCGTTGATCGGCGCGGGCTGCTATGCGGACGACGCGACCTGCGCCGTCTCGACCACGGGCTCGGGCGAGATGTTCATGCGCATGGTCGCGGCCTACGACGTCGCCGCGCAAATGGCCTACCGCAATGTGTCGCTGCAGGAAGCCGCCGCCGACGTGGTGATGAACCGCTTGCCGAAGATCGACGGCCGCGGCGGCCTGATTGCCGTCGATGCGCGCGGCAACGTCACGCTGCCGTTCAATACCGAAGGCATGTATCGCGGGTTTGCGCGGCTCGGTGAAACGCCGGTGACGGCGATTTACCGCTAGTCCATGCGTGCGCATGAAGCCTGAACTTCGCCTGAACTTTCGCTAGCCGCGTTCGAATTCAAAGGAACCACCGTGCCGACTTCATCGCACACCGCCCGTCCGCTTATCGACACCTTGCCGCCGCAACGCGTGCTCGCGGTCGACGATCTGTCCGTCGCCTTCCGGCGCGGCGACGCCACGTTCAACGCGGTGCGCAATCTGTCGCTGACGGTCGAGCGCGGCGAGACACTGGCGATCGTCGGCGAATCCGGTTCGGGCAAATCGGTGACTTCGCTCGCGTTGATGCGGCTGATCGAGCATGGCGGTGGGCGCCTTGCCGGCGGCAGCATCGCTTTCCGGCGCCGCGACGGCAGCGTGCTCGACCTCGCGAAAGCGTCGTCGGGCACGATGTGCTCGATTCGCGGCGCCGACATCGCGATGATCTTTCAGGAGCCGATGACCTCGCTCAATCCGGTCTTCACGGTGGGCGATCAGATCAGCGAGGCGATCGCCTTGCATCAGGGCAAGAGCCGTTCCGCCGCGCACGCCGAAACGCTGCGCCTGCTCGAACTCGTGCGTATTCCGGAAGCGCGGCGCGTGGCGGCGCGTTTCCCGCATCAACTGTCGGGCGGCATGCGCCAGCGCGTGATGATCGCGATGGCGCTGTCGTGCAAGCCCGCGTTGCTGATCGCCGACGAGCCGACCACCGCGCTCGACGTGACGATCCAGGCGCAGATCCTGCAACTGATTCGCGGCCTGCAGGACGAGATGAACATGGGCGTGATCTTCATCACGCACGACATGGGCGTGGTTGCCGAAGTGGCGGACCGCGTGCTGGTGATGTATCGCGGCGAGAAGGTGGAAGAGGGCGCCTCCGATGCGTTGTTCGCCGCGCCGTCGCATCCCTATACGAAGGCTCTGCTCGCCGCCGTGCCGCGTCTTGGCGCAATGCAAGGCACGGATCAGCCGGCCAGGTTCCCGATTTTGACTGTCGAGCAGGCGAGCCTGAGCGGCACCGACCAGGCGGTGCGTCCCGCTGCCGCCGTCGCCGAAGAAGCGCAGCCGCCGGTGCTGGACACCACGCCGCCGATTCTGCGCGTGCGCGATCTGATCACACGCTTTCCGGTCAAGAGCGGGCTGTTCGGCCGGGTGACGGGCCGCGTGCATGCGGTGGAAAAAGTCAGCTTCGATTTGCGGCCCGGCGAGACGCTTGCGCTCGTCGGCGAATCGGGTTGCGGCAAATCGACCACGGGCCGCTCGCTGTTGCGCCTTGTCGAAAGTCAAAGCGGCTCGATCGAATTCGACGGCAAGGAAATCAGTTCGCTGACCGGTCCCGCGTTGCAGGCGCTGCGCCGCGATATCCAGTTCATTTTCCAGGACCCGTTCGCCTCGCTGAATCCGCGCTTGACGGTCGGCTTCTCGATCATGGAGCCGTTACTCGTGCACGGCGTCGCGCAAGGCGCCGAAGCCCAGGCGCGCGTGGCGTGGCTGCTCGAAAAAGTCGGCTTGCCGCCCGAAGCCGCGCGGCGCTATCCGCACGAATTCTCCGGTGGTCAACGGCAACGGATCGCGATTGCACGCGCGCTCGCGTTGAATCCGAAAGTCGTGATCGCCGACGAATCCGTTTCCGCGCTCGACGTGTCGGTGCAGGCCCAGATCGTCAACCTGATGCTCGATCTGCAGCGTGAACTCGGCGTCGCGTATCTGTTCATTTCGCACGACATGGCCGTGGTCGAACGCGTCAGTCATCGCGTCGCGGTGATGTATCTCGGCCAGATCGTCGAGATCGGTCCGCGCCGCGCGGTGTTCGAAGCGCCGCAGCATCCGTACACGCGCAAGCTGATGGGCGCGGTGCCGGTGGCCGATCCGGCGCGCCGTCACGCCAAACGCATGCTCGCCGCCGACGAGATTCCGAGCCCGATCCGCGCGCTGAACGATGAACCGGTCGTGGCGCCGCTCGTCGCGGTCGGGCCGGACCATTTCGTCGCCCGGCATCACGTGGGCGGTGCGTACTAAAAACACGTACTCAAAACCTGAAGCAATACGCTTTCTCTCGCAGCACACCAACCTGTTTTCATTTCGCAGCCTGGAGCCAACCTCATGAACCTGCTGGTCCCGTCTTCTCCGTTTCGTTTGCGCGCGCTGATCAGCGGCGGCGCGGTGGCGTTCGCGATGCTCGCGGGCAATGCGGCGCACGCCGACACCACGGCCGTGATGGCCGTCGCCTCGACCTTCACGACGCTCGATCCATACGATGCCAACGACACGCTGTCGCAAGCGGTCGCCAAGTCGTTCTATCAGGGGCTGTTCGGGTTCGACAAGGACATGAAGCTGGTCAACGTGCTGGCCGACAGCTATGAAGCGAGCCCGGATGCGAAGGTCTACACGTTCAAGCTGCGCCACGGCGTGAAGTTCCAGGACGGCACCGACTTCAACGCCGCCGCGGTGAAAGCGAACTTCGACCGCGTGACCGATCCGGCGAACAAGCTCAAGCGCTACAACATGTTCAACCGTATCGAGAAGACCGAAGTGGTCGATCCGTACACGGTGAAGATCACGCTGAAGGCGCCGTTCTCGGCCTTCGTCAACGTGCTGGCGCATCCGTCGGCGGTGATGATCTCGCCGGACGCGCTGAAGAAATACGGCAAGGACATCGCGTTCCATCCGGTCGGCACCGGTCCGTTCGAACTGGTGAAGTGGGATCCGGCGGGCGACCTGACGGTGAAGAAGTTCGCCGGCTACTGGAAGAAGGGCTACCCGAAGGTCGACGCGATTGACTGGAAGCCGGTGGTCGACAACAACACGCGCGCTGCGTTGATGCGTACCGGCGAAGCGGATTTCGCGTTCCAGGTGCCGTTCGAGCAGGCCGCGCAATTGCAGACGAGCCCGAAGGTCGATCTGATCGCGTCGCCGTCGATCATTCAGCGCTATATCAGCCTGAACGTGAACCAGAAGCCGTTCGACAATCCGAAGGTGCGCGAAGCGCTGAACTACGCGGTCAACAAGGACGCGCTCACCAAGGTGGTGTTCGCCGGTTACGCGACGCCCGCCGACGGCGTGGTGCCGCAAGGCGTCGACTACGCGGTGAAGCAGGGCCCGTGGCCGTACGATCCGGCCAAGGCGCGCGCACTGCTGAAGGAAGCGGGCTATCCGAACGGTTTCGAAACCACGCTGTGGTCCGCGTATAACTACTCGACCGCGCAGAAGGTGATCCAGTTCGTGCAGCAGCAGCTCGCTCAAGTAGGCATCAAGGCGCAGGTCGAAGCGCTCGAGGCGGGCCAGCGCGTCGCCAAGGTGGAAAGCGCGCAGGACGCCGCGACCGCGCCGGTGCGCATGTACTACGCGGGCTGGTCCTCGTCGACGGGTGAAGCGGATTGGGCGATCACGCCGCTGCTCGCGTCCGTCTCGTTCCCGCCGAAGATGGTCAATACGGCGTACTACAAGAACGACACCGTCGACAGCGATCTGAAGCAGGCGCTCGAAACCACCGACCGCACGAAGAAAGCCGAGCTCTACACCGACGCGCAAAAACGCATCTGGACCGACGCGCCGTGGATCTTCCTCGTCAAGGAGAAGGTGGTGTACGCGCGCAGCAAGCGTCTGTCGGGTGCTTACGTGGCGCCGGACGGCTCGTTCAATTTCGACGAGATCGCGATCAAGTAATGCGCCGGCCGGGCGCGCGGGCATGCCGTTTCACCAGCACGCCCGCGCTGCCCGATCACTGCTTTGCTCCACTACGCGTCGCGCAAGATCTTTCGTTGCCCGCATCATTGCCGGATTGGGTTTCATGCTGAACTTCCTCGTCAAACGTCTCTTTGGCCTGCTGCCGACGCTCTTTATCGTCGCCGTGCTGGTGTTCCTGTTCGTGCATCTGTTGCCGGGCGATCCGGCGCGGCTCGCCGCCGGTCCCGATGCGGACGAGGCGACGGTCGCGCTGGTGCGTGCCGACCTCGGCCTGAACAAGCCGATGCCGCAGCAGTTCGCCAACTTCTTCGTGAAGATCGCGCACGGCGACTTCGGCATTTCGACGCGCAGCAAGCGGCCAGTGAGCCAGGAAATCGGCGAGCGCTTCATGCCGACGCTGCTGCTCACGCTCGCCAGCATGGTGTGGGCGGTCGTGCTGGGCATGGGCATCGGCATCGTCTCGGCCGTGTGGCGCAACCGCTGGCCCGACCGGCTCGGCATGACGCTCGCCGTGTCGGGCATTTCGTTTCCCGCCTTCGCGCTCGGCATGCTGCTGATGGAGATTTTTTCGGTGAAGCTCGGCTGGCTGCCGATTGTCGGCGACGGTTCATGGCAGAGCTACGTGCTGCCCTCGCTCACGCTCGGCGCGGCGGTCGCGGCGGTGATG from Paraburkholderia aromaticivorans includes:
- a CDS encoding isoaspartyl peptidase/L-asparaginase family protein is translated as MNSNAVIAIHGGAGTILRASMSASAEADYHAALNAVLSAGQRVLADGGSALDAVSEAVRLLEDCPLFNAGRGAVYTAAGTHELDAAIMDGRTLDAGAICCVTRVRNPILAARRVLERSEHVLFTGAGAEAFAAAQGLEFVEPEYFHTEARHRQWLLARDQQRAMLDHDGAALAAAPSSNDDDPAPHEPIDPNRKFGTVGAVALDRHGHVAAATSTGGVTNKQVGRVGDTPLIGAGCYADDATCAVSTTGSGEMFMRMVAAYDVAAQMAYRNVSLQEAAADVVMNRLPKIDGRGGLIAVDARGNVTLPFNTEGMYRGFARLGETPVTAIYR
- a CDS encoding dipeptide ABC transporter ATP-binding protein, encoding MPTSSHTARPLIDTLPPQRVLAVDDLSVAFRRGDATFNAVRNLSLTVERGETLAIVGESGSGKSVTSLALMRLIEHGGGRLAGGSIAFRRRDGSVLDLAKASSGTMCSIRGADIAMIFQEPMTSLNPVFTVGDQISEAIALHQGKSRSAAHAETLRLLELVRIPEARRVAARFPHQLSGGMRQRVMIAMALSCKPALLIADEPTTALDVTIQAQILQLIRGLQDEMNMGVIFITHDMGVVAEVADRVLVMYRGEKVEEGASDALFAAPSHPYTKALLAAVPRLGAMQGTDQPARFPILTVEQASLSGTDQAVRPAAAVAEEAQPPVLDTTPPILRVRDLITRFPVKSGLFGRVTGRVHAVEKVSFDLRPGETLALVGESGCGKSTTGRSLLRLVESQSGSIEFDGKEISSLTGPALQALRRDIQFIFQDPFASLNPRLTVGFSIMEPLLVHGVAQGAEAQARVAWLLEKVGLPPEAARRYPHEFSGGQRQRIAIARALALNPKVVIADESVSALDVSVQAQIVNLMLDLQRELGVAYLFISHDMAVVERVSHRVAVMYLGQIVEIGPRRAVFEAPQHPYTRKLMGAVPVADPARRHAKRMLAADEIPSPIRALNDEPVVAPLVAVGPDHFVARHHVGGAY
- the gsiB gene encoding glutathione ABC transporter substrate-binding protein GsiB: MNLLVPSSPFRLRALISGGAVAFAMLAGNAAHADTTAVMAVASTFTTLDPYDANDTLSQAVAKSFYQGLFGFDKDMKLVNVLADSYEASPDAKVYTFKLRHGVKFQDGTDFNAAAVKANFDRVTDPANKLKRYNMFNRIEKTEVVDPYTVKITLKAPFSAFVNVLAHPSAVMISPDALKKYGKDIAFHPVGTGPFELVKWDPAGDLTVKKFAGYWKKGYPKVDAIDWKPVVDNNTRAALMRTGEADFAFQVPFEQAAQLQTSPKVDLIASPSIIQRYISLNVNQKPFDNPKVREALNYAVNKDALTKVVFAGYATPADGVVPQGVDYAVKQGPWPYDPAKARALLKEAGYPNGFETTLWSAYNYSTAQKVIQFVQQQLAQVGIKAQVEALEAGQRVAKVESAQDAATAPVRMYYAGWSSSTGEADWAITPLLASVSFPPKMVNTAYYKNDTVDSDLKQALETTDRTKKAELYTDAQKRIWTDAPWIFLVKEKVVYARSKRLSGAYVAPDGSFNFDEIAIK
- the gsiC gene encoding glutathione ABC transporter permease GsiC, translating into MLNFLVKRLFGLLPTLFIVAVLVFLFVHLLPGDPARLAAGPDADEATVALVRADLGLNKPMPQQFANFFVKIAHGDFGISTRSKRPVSQEIGERFMPTLLLTLASMVWAVVLGMGIGIVSAVWRNRWPDRLGMTLAVSGISFPAFALGMLLMEIFSVKLGWLPIVGDGSWQSYVLPSLTLGAAVAAVMARFTRASFVEVMNEDFVRTARAKGVPEPLVIVKHCLRNAMIPVITMMGLQFGFLLGGSIVVEVVFNWPGLGRLLVDAVSMRDYPVIQAEVLLFSLEFIIINLVVDVLYAVINPTIRFK